The Branchiostoma lanceolatum isolate klBraLanc5 chromosome 10, klBraLanc5.hap2, whole genome shotgun sequence genome has a window encoding:
- the LOC136443940 gene encoding neurocalcin homolog — MSKMGGLLSKLQDQIDMRTNDGRRRREKRHLVEHLTRITNFRESEVKKWYRLFFTDCPDGILTEEKFVHFYVAYFASGEKGRKTAMAKRIFRAFDRDGSGTVDFKEYLTGMSALLRGSVVEKLKWAFNMYDLDGNGEISRVELYNVLKLVIELRSPEATCQDLDDLEPALEEMVDRIFEDLDKDRDGKLQMREFVEGIRRNPNLLTLQQDQMMRAATVAIQQLHCPPGNMGMSSDSSDSE; from the exons ATGTCGAAAATGGGAGGCCTGTTATCGAAACTACAGGACCAGATAGACATGCGAACAAACGACGGACGGCGGAGGCGAGAGAAACGGCATCTTGTCGAACACCTGACGCGCATCACCAACTTCAGAGAGTCCGAAGTCAAGAAATGGTACCGGCTGTTCTTCACCGACTGCCCGGATGGCATCTTAACCGAGGAGAAATTCGTGCATTTCTACGTGGCTTACTTTGCATCAGGAGAGAAGGGAAGGAAGACAGCGATGGCTAAAAGAATCTTTCGCGCGTTCGACAGGGACGGCAGCGGGACGGTAGACTTCAAAGAGTACCTGACAGGCATGAGCGCGCTACTGAGGGGCTCGGTAGTGGAGAAACTGAAGTGGGCGTTCAACATGTACGATCTGGACGGTAACGGGGAGATCTCTCGAGTggaactgtacaatgtactaaag TTGGTGATCGAGCTCCGGTCTCCCGAGGCCACCTGTCAGGACTTGGACGACCTGGAGCCAGCCCTGGAGGAGATGGTGGACCGCATCTTCGAGGATCTGGACAAGGACAGGGACGGGAAACTTCAGATGCGCGAGTTCGTGGAAGGCATCAGAAGGAACCCAAACTTGCTGACGCTTCAGCAGGACCAGATGATGCGCGCCGCGACAGTTGCGATCCAACAGCTGCACTGTCCACCGGGAAATATGGGAATGAGCTCTGACTCCTCTGACAGCGAGTGA
- the LOC136443147 gene encoding ATPase family AAA domain-containing protein 3-like isoform X1, with protein sequence MSWLFGVKKDQYPQDFTQFANPPPPPGGDDKGKGSSDSSEGGGGGGGGGGWKFDPTGLERAASAARELDKSINAKEALHLARMQEETKQLEQQKEIKQYEAAVEQSRIQGKQVEGEERRKTMAAETKQHQERAQYQDQLARRRYDDQLIQQKRMQEDQLAKQEESVKKQEAMRKATMEYEAQLRLQNDMKRIEAETTAKAKADRENQDLNLEQIRLKASEHRTTVMEGIKTAGAVLGDGFKAFIADWDKVSATVAGLTLLAVGVYTARGATGVAARYIEARLGKPALVRETSRISVFEGLRHPITTVKRVMNKPEDALEGIVFNPSLESRVRDIAIATRNTKANRGVYRNILFHGPPGTGKTMFAKSLALHSGMDYAIMTGGDVAPMGREGVTAMHKVFDWAGTSRRGLLLFVDESDAFLRKRATEKISEDLRSTLNAFLYRTGEQSRKFMLVLASNQPEQLDWAINDRLDEIVLFDLPGLEERERLVRLYFDKYVLEPAAEGRGRRIKVADFDYGAKCSEMARTVEGLSGREIAKLGVAWQATAYASEDGVLGEDLIDARVQDAVVAHRQKMEWLQTQTPESAGSPPPAKSAPSPSEGSKQ encoded by the exons ATGTCGTGGTTGTTCGGCGTCAAGAAGGACCAGTACCCGCAGGACTTTACCCAGTTCGCGAACCCCCCGCCCCCACCGGGGGGAGACGACAAGGGGAAGGGGTCGTCGGACAGTTCGGAGGGAGGAGGCggcggtgggggagggggaggatgGAAGTTCGACCCCACGGGACTCGAACGTGCAGCGTCGGCGGCAAGAGAGCTGGACAAATCTA TTAATGCAAAAGAAGCTCTTCACCTGGCTCGCATGCAGGAAGAGACCAAACAGTTGGAGCAACAGAAGGAGATCAAA CAATATGAGGCGGCCGTGGAACAGTCCAGGATCCAGGGGAaacaggtggagggggaggagagGAGGAAAACCATGGCGGCTGAGACGAAACAACATCAGGAG CGAGCCCAGTACCAGGACCAGCTGGCGCGGCGGCGCTACGATGATCAGCTGATTCAGCAGAAGAGGATGCAGGAAGACCAGCTGGCGAAACAGGAGGAGTCGGTCAAGAAACAGGAGGCCATGCGGAAAG CTACAATGGAATACGAGGCACAGCTTCGTCTGCAGAACGACATGAAGAGAATAGAAGCGGAGACGACAGCAAAGGCGAAGGCCGACCGCGAGAACCAGGACTTGAACCTGGAGCAGATCAGACTCAAGGCCTCCGAACACAGAACTACGGTCATGGAGGGGATCAA AACTGCAGGTGCAGTATTGGGGGATGGTTTCAAGGCTTTTATTGCAGATTGGGACAAAGTTTCAGCCACG GTTGCAGGTCTGACGTTACTAGCAGTAGGTGTATATACTGCCAGAGGCGCGACCGGAGTCGCAGCGCGCTACATCGAGGCCAGATTAGGTAAACCTGCGCTCGTCAGAGAGACGTCCAGAATAAGCGTCTTCGAGGGACTTAGACACCCTATTACG ACAGTAAAGAGAGTGATGAACAAGCCGGAGGATGCACTGGAAGGAATTGTCTTCAAT CCATCCTTGGAATCCCGTGTCCGAGACATTGCCATAGCAACCAGGAACACCAAGGCCAACCGAGGGGTGTACAGAAACATCCTGTTCCACGGACCCCCTGGGACGGGCAAAACCATGTTTGCAAAG AGTTTAGCACTGCATTCCGGGATGGACTATGCCATTATGACAGGAGGGGACGTAGCCCCCATGGGGAGGGAGGGCGTGACAGCCATGCATAAAGTCTTCGACTGGGCAGGCACAAGCAGAAGGGG GCTGCTGCTGTTTGTGGATGAGTCTGATGCATTCCTCAGGAAAAGAGCCACA GAGAAGATTAGTGAAGATCTTCGTAGCACACTCAATGCATTCCTGTACCGGACTGGTGAACAGTCTAGAAA ATTCATGCTGGTCCTGGCCAGTAACCAGCCTGAGCAGCTGGACTGGGCCATTAACGACCGTCTGGACGAGATCGTGCTGTTTGATCTTCCTGGTCTGGAGGAGAGAGAACGGCTCGTCAGGCTGTACTTTGACAAGTACGTCCTGGAACCTGCCGCCGAGGGGAGGGGAAG GAGAATAAAGGTAGCAGACTTTGACTACGGTGCCAAGTGTTCTGAGATGGCCAGGACAGTGGAAGGTCTGTCCGGCAGGGAGATAGCGAAGCTGGGGGTGGCCTGGCAG GCCACAGCCTATGCCTCTGAAGACGGCGTCCTCGGGGAAGACCTGATTGATGCTCGTGTCCAAGACGCAGTGGTCGCACACAGACAGAAGATGGAGTGGCTACAGACTCAGACACCGGAGTCCGCGGGCAGCCCCCCTCCCGCAAAGTCTGCACCCAGCCCCTCGGAAGGGAGCAA GCAATGA
- the LOC136443148 gene encoding tRNA wybutosine-synthesizing protein 2 homolog gives MDAPMELCVAVEKEDAQNVRKKLETAGFFDRSRKIQVLSSGEAVIPLRTCTSVEIDDIFRSLNLKYRVFDVAPLPPSRRKHVSPQDRLRTAISKLLDGQEFERELERDIPTRWEKHGDLILLPDFCFRSPKWREIQTKVHQQSCENEGLPCENEGLPSLLPCEKCGCFWRLIAESLGGARLARKGNIQNDPYRSPRVELLLGNDGWVEHTDNGIRYSFDVTRCMFSRGNITEKLRVARMDCEGETVVDLYAGIGYFTLPFLVHGKAAYVHACEWNPAAVEALQRNLQINRVQDRCKVHHGDNRQVCPRGVADRVNLGLIPSSQDGWPVACAALRTTTGGILHVHENVTTFPKKDTGGCKNCIAESIATAKCTASNTCSSKQDSNQHTSKNFEEISQRSTDVSCQHTDIRSKTEEVSNEFSGNQNLQKGDSENQRYCDKCEQCCHKAHCSKEAEADTCDMKGFPLSSDSGGHVQNVKTDEQNTQKDNMGERNTSFVISEDESCQRLLYKTQPRDSSVTTEATSVKEKWKHWAEGVADSVQILLSEIQGGTWQTKVLHVEHVKSYAPHVDHLVVDLECRPLQTN, from the exons ATGGATGCGCCCATGGAGTTGTGTGTGGCCGTGGAAAAAGAGGACGCTCAAAACGTTCGAAAGAAGCTCGAAACGGCAGGATTTTTCGACAGATCAAGAAAGATTCAAGTTCTCTCGAGTGGAGAAGCTGTTATACCTCTCAGGACTTGCACCTCTGTAGAGATAGATGACATTTTTAGAAGCTTGAATTTGAAATACAGGGTTTTCgatgtcgcccccctcccaccttctAGGAGAAAACACGTTTCCCCGCAAGATCGTCTGCGGACAGCTATTTCGAAGTTGTTAGATGGGCAAGAGTTCGAGAGAGAATTAGAGAGGGACATTCCAACGAGATGGGAGAAACACGGGGATCTCATCCTCCTACCAGACTTTTGTTTTAG GTCTCCCAAATGGAGAGAGATCCAGACAAAGGTTCACCAGCAGAGCTGTGAGAATGAAGGCCTGCCATGTGAGAATGAAGGCCTGCCATCCTTGCTGCCTTGTGAGAAGTGTGGATGTTTCTGGAGACTGATAGCTGAGTCTCTGGGTGGGGCCAGACTGGCCAGGAAAGGGAACATACAGAATGACCCGTACAGGTCACCCAGGGTGGagctgttgctaggcaacgatGGATGGGTGGAGCACACAGACAATGGGATCAG gtattcCTTTGACGTGACCAGGTGCATGTTTTCCCGTGGTAACATCACAGAGAAGCTGCGAGTAGCCAGGATGGACTGTGAGGGGGAAACAGTCGTGGATCTGTACGCAG GTATTGGCTACTTCACTCTCCCCTTCCTGGTCCACGGGAAGGCGGCATACGTGCACGCCTGTGAGTGGAACCCTGCAGCAGTGGAGGCACTGCAGAGAAACCTGCAGATCAACAGGGTTCAGGACAG ATGTAAAGTTCACCATGGAGACAACAGACAGGTGTGTCCAAGGGGCGTGGCAGATCGTGTGAACCTCGGTCTGATACCCTCATCCCAGGACGGCTGGCCGGTGGCCTGCGCAGCACTCAGAACAACCACAGGAGGCATTCTGCACGTTCACGAAAACGTCACAACCTTCCCAAAAAAGGACACAGGCGGCTGCAAAAATTGTATTGCAGAATCAATTGCCACTGCAAAGTGCACTGCTTCAAACACATGTAGTTCTAAACAAGATTCAAACCAACACACAAGTAAAAATTTTGAGGAAATTTCACAGAGAAGTACAGATGTTTCTTGCCAACATACTGACATACGTAGCAAAACTGAAGAAGTTTCAAATGAGTTTTCTGGTAATCAGAATCTACAGAAAGGAGATAGTGAGAATCAAAGATACTGTGACAAATGCGAACAGTGTTGTCATAAAGCACATTGTAGTAAAGAGGCAGAAGCAGACACATGTGATATGAAGGGTTTTCCTTTGTCTTCAGATAGTGGTGGACATGTTCAAAATGTGAAAACAGATGAGCAGAACACTCAGAAGGACAACATGGGAGAAAGGAACACAAGTTTTGTGATCAGTGAAGATGAAAGTTGTCAAAGGTTATTATATAAAACTCAACCGAGAGATTCTTCTGTGACTACGGAGGCTACATCTGTAAAAGAGAAATGGAAGCACTGGGCTGAAGGAGTTGCTGATAGCGTCCAAATCCTGTTGTCAGAAATACAAGGTGGTACATGGCAGACCAAGGTTTTACATGTTGAACATGTGAAGTCATATGCACCACATGTTGACCATCTTGTGGTGGATTTAGAATGTAGACCTTTACAGACTAACTGA